One Microlunatus soli genomic window carries:
- a CDS encoding mechanosensitive ion channel family protein — MITVSQQPWFWPVLAIVIGLPVLLLILTEIGTHLDRRQHAAGRIVRLVRNYVLPAGALLLLIDQVTRSVGSDDFTWTKIISTVFGFLVILAVLNSFNLVLFTNAEEGSWRKRIPSIFVDIARIVLIIAGLAVLFSTVWGANVAGLFTALGVTSVVIGLALQGAVGSIVSGLLLLFEQPFQLGDWLDTGGVRGRVVEVNWRAVHIDTGNGIQIVPNASLAGAAFTNLSRGGDYTVSAEVTFTTDDPPAQVVAMLRRIALGLPELVPDTMPTAVPIGGADYRLSFDIRGPSEEGAAVARLRTWLWYAARRQGLGLDGDTTDDYATAENTAAAVASVAPALRISSDRAREVLTGAQLERYAAGETVLRIGEVPDALRFVLRGRVRLGIPLPAGGQRPVSTVETGDYLGQTALTHEPLPSTAVAMTELAVLVLPVTDLDQVIGSQPQFARDLSDVIDRRRDEALQAEAQTTT; from the coding sequence ATGATCACCGTGTCGCAGCAGCCATGGTTCTGGCCGGTGCTGGCGATCGTCATCGGGCTGCCGGTGCTGCTGTTGATCTTGACCGAGATCGGGACCCATCTGGACCGTCGGCAGCACGCGGCAGGCCGGATCGTACGCCTGGTCCGCAACTACGTCCTGCCTGCCGGGGCACTGTTGTTGCTGATCGACCAAGTGACCCGCTCGGTCGGGTCCGACGACTTCACCTGGACCAAGATCATCTCGACGGTCTTCGGATTCCTCGTCATCCTGGCGGTGTTGAACTCCTTCAACCTCGTGCTGTTCACCAACGCCGAGGAAGGGAGCTGGCGCAAGCGGATCCCGTCGATCTTCGTCGACATCGCTCGGATCGTCTTGATCATTGCCGGTCTCGCTGTGTTGTTCTCCACCGTCTGGGGTGCCAACGTCGCCGGGCTCTTCACCGCGCTCGGGGTCACCTCTGTCGTCATCGGGCTGGCGTTGCAGGGCGCGGTCGGGTCGATCGTGTCCGGACTGCTGCTGCTCTTCGAGCAGCCGTTCCAGCTGGGTGACTGGCTCGACACCGGTGGCGTCCGCGGCCGGGTGGTCGAGGTCAACTGGCGGGCGGTGCACATCGACACCGGCAACGGGATCCAGATCGTCCCGAACGCCTCGCTGGCCGGTGCGGCGTTCACCAATCTCAGCCGTGGTGGTGATTACACCGTCAGCGCCGAGGTGACCTTCACCACCGACGACCCGCCGGCTCAGGTGGTGGCGATGCTGCGTCGGATCGCGCTCGGTCTTCCCGAACTCGTCCCGGACACGATGCCGACGGCGGTGCCGATCGGCGGCGCCGACTATCGGCTGTCCTTCGACATCAGGGGGCCGAGCGAGGAGGGTGCGGCCGTAGCCCGGTTGCGGACCTGGCTCTGGTACGCCGCCCGCCGGCAGGGACTCGGGCTGGACGGCGATACCACTGACGACTATGCGACAGCGGAGAACACGGCTGCCGCCGTCGCCTCGGTCGCTCCGGCGTTGCGGATCTCCAGTGATCGCGCTCGGGAGGTCCTCACCGGCGCGCAATTGGAACGCTACGCCGCCGGTGAGACGGTGCTGCGGATCGGCGAGGTGCCGGATGCGCTGCGCTTCGTGTTGCGCGGCAGGGTCCGGCTGGGGATCCCGCTACCGGCCGGAGGGCAGCGACCGGTCTCGACCGTCGAGACCGGCGACTACCTCGGGCAGACCGCGCTGACGCACGAGCCGCTACCGAGCACGGCCGTGGCGATGACCGAGCTGGCGGTGCTGGTGTTGCCGGTAACGGATCTGGATCAGGTCATCGGCTCCCA
- a CDS encoding adenylate/guanylate cyclase domain-containing protein, producing MSPPVATESSPSQTEIPTDDTINPGSASGGTVPVARRRHRWRIGRPGIGIQSKLLIMLLGVSILAAVVVGAVGYVNGRDSLRDAALDHVTSVRDARARLLSERLGNIRQRVVVDSRNDSTLQATQRFTADFDDLDKSAVSAADRDAVRQFYSDTFVPTLDKRTGQTHDVDQFVPTSNAQLHLQAAYTAPYKLDYDKAIAAGDPGDGSDWTETRNRYHAYFRQLVDEFGYEDLMLLDPSGDVVYSAYAGTDLGTNVINGPYANGGLTSVYRRAMASNATDQAFSEDFSHYQPSLDVPTAWIASPIARGGKTLGVLAIQIPIERINDAMTAAGNWRGGGMGETGEAYMVGPDHLMRSVSRLLVEDPEEYQRRVVAAGTAPATARRAVQLKGSILLQPVDNPAVNRALAGQKGTIETTDYAGRRVLAAYESVDMGGAHWAIVAQFTTQEAFAPVEHFTRNLLLSIAGIILLVCLLSLVLAQTFIRPVRRLQSAVQQVSAGDLGHQIATRGNDEFGELGDAFNDMSRSLKVKQDLIEEQREEQDRLLLTMMPAPVVERYKHGEETISQDHQDVAVIYADVIGTDDLARDRGSSEALAMINEIWRSFDEVAERHGIERVRNTRTGYLASCGLTVPRIDNARRVVEFALDLQDVIARFNASYGASIGLRAGIDSGTVTSGLVSRSSVVYDMWGDAVNLAFRAQGVDRQPGIYATAPVVDKLGDGVQATAAGQIDTQQISRLRRRTR from the coding sequence ATGTCCCCACCCGTTGCTACCGAGTCGAGTCCGTCGCAAACCGAGATCCCGACCGACGACACGATCAACCCTGGATCAGCCTCTGGCGGTACGGTGCCGGTTGCCCGCAGACGGCACCGGTGGCGGATCGGCCGACCGGGCATCGGGATCCAGTCCAAGCTGCTGATCATGCTGCTCGGGGTCAGCATCCTGGCCGCCGTGGTCGTCGGCGCGGTCGGCTACGTCAACGGGCGGGATTCGTTGCGCGACGCCGCGCTGGATCACGTCACCAGCGTCCGGGACGCTCGAGCCAGGTTGCTCAGCGAACGTCTCGGCAACATCCGGCAACGGGTCGTCGTCGACAGCCGCAACGACAGCACGCTGCAGGCAACGCAGCGATTCACCGCCGACTTCGACGATCTCGACAAGTCCGCGGTGTCGGCCGCGGACCGCGACGCCGTCCGGCAGTTCTACAGCGACACCTTCGTGCCGACCTTGGACAAGCGCACCGGCCAGACTCACGATGTCGACCAGTTCGTCCCGACGTCGAATGCTCAGCTGCACCTGCAAGCCGCGTACACCGCCCCGTACAAACTGGACTACGACAAGGCGATCGCGGCCGGAGACCCCGGGGACGGCAGCGATTGGACCGAGACCCGCAATCGCTACCACGCCTACTTCCGGCAGCTGGTCGACGAGTTCGGCTATGAGGACCTGATGCTGCTCGACCCGTCCGGTGATGTCGTCTACAGCGCCTACGCGGGTACCGATCTGGGCACCAACGTGATCAACGGGCCGTACGCCAACGGCGGGCTGACCTCGGTCTACCGACGGGCGATGGCGTCGAACGCGACCGATCAGGCCTTCAGCGAGGATTTCTCGCACTATCAGCCGTCGCTGGACGTACCGACCGCCTGGATCGCCTCGCCGATCGCCCGGGGCGGCAAGACCCTCGGCGTGCTCGCCATCCAGATCCCGATCGAGCGGATCAACGACGCGATGACCGCAGCTGGGAACTGGCGTGGCGGCGGGATGGGGGAGACCGGGGAGGCCTACATGGTCGGGCCCGATCACCTGATGCGATCGGTGTCCCGGCTGCTGGTCGAGGACCCCGAGGAGTATCAGCGCCGGGTGGTGGCAGCAGGTACGGCGCCGGCGACCGCTCGCCGCGCCGTCCAGTTGAAGGGCAGCATCCTGCTGCAGCCGGTCGACAATCCCGCCGTCAACCGAGCGTTGGCCGGGCAGAAGGGCACCATCGAGACGACCGACTATGCCGGGCGCCGGGTGTTGGCCGCCTACGAATCGGTCGACATGGGCGGCGCCCATTGGGCCATCGTCGCCCAGTTCACCACCCAGGAAGCGTTCGCGCCGGTCGAACATTTCACCCGCAACCTGTTGCTCTCGATCGCCGGCATCATCTTGTTGGTCTGCCTGCTGTCCCTGGTCCTGGCCCAGACCTTCATCCGTCCGGTCCGTCGCCTGCAGAGTGCCGTGCAACAGGTCAGCGCGGGCGACCTCGGCCATCAGATCGCGACCCGGGGCAACGACGAGTTCGGCGAGCTCGGCGACGCGTTCAACGACATGAGTCGCAGTCTCAAGGTCAAGCAGGATCTGATCGAGGAACAGCGGGAGGAGCAGGACCGGCTGCTGCTGACCATGATGCCGGCGCCGGTCGTCGAGCGCTACAAACATGGCGAGGAAACGATCTCCCAAGATCATCAGGACGTCGCGGTGATCTACGCCGATGTGATCGGTACCGACGACCTGGCGCGGGATCGTGGTTCGAGTGAGGCGCTGGCGATGATCAACGAGATCTGGCGATCCTTCGACGAGGTCGCCGAACGGCACGGCATCGAGCGGGTCCGCAACACCCGGACCGGCTACCTGGCCAGCTGCGGGCTGACCGTGCCGCGGATCGACAATGCCCGCCGGGTGGTCGAGTTCGCCCTCGATCTGCAGGACGTGATCGCCCGCTTCAACGCCAGCTACGGCGCCTCGATCGGCCTACGGGCTGGGATCGACAGCGGTACGGTGACCAGCGGCCTGGTCAGTCGCAGCAGTGTCGTGTACGACATGTGGGGTGACGCGGTGAACCTCGCGTTCCGAGCGCAAGGAGTCGACCGTCAGCCCGGCATCTATGCCACCGCACCGGTGGTGGACAAGCTCGGCGACGGCGTCCAGGCCACCGCGGCAGGCCAGATCGACACCCAGCAGATCTCCCGGCTCCGGCGGCGGACGCGATGA
- a CDS encoding ABC transporter ATP-binding protein, giving the protein MAAVSFNDATRVYPGSDKAAVDKLNLEISDGEFMVLVGPSGCGKSTSLRMLAGLEEVNSGSINIGDRDVTDLPPKDRDIAMVFQNYALYPHMTVADNMGFALKMQGKSKAERQERVLEAAKLLGLEEFLNRKPKALSGGQRQRVAMGRAIVRNPQVFLMDEPLSNLDAKLRVSTRTQIGALQARLGVTTVYVTHDQVEAMTMGDRVAVMKDGVLQQCDSPLTLYDNPKNLFVAGFIGSPAMNLFEGTATEGGIKLGDYTLPVDRDVLSKAGNDKNLTVGIRPENLAVAEQGIGLDVVMVEELGADSYLYGTLTGGGESEITGTQYVARISARQAPGRGNTVRLAADPEHLHVFSTASGERLSA; this is encoded by the coding sequence ATGGCTGCCGTTTCGTTCAATGACGCCACGCGCGTCTACCCCGGCTCTGACAAGGCCGCCGTCGACAAGCTGAACCTCGAGATCAGCGACGGAGAGTTCATGGTCCTGGTCGGGCCGTCCGGTTGTGGCAAGTCCACCTCGCTGCGGATGCTCGCCGGACTCGAAGAGGTCAACTCCGGATCGATCAACATCGGCGATCGGGACGTCACCGACCTCCCGCCGAAGGATCGCGACATCGCGATGGTCTTCCAGAACTACGCCCTGTACCCGCACATGACGGTGGCGGACAACATGGGCTTCGCCCTGAAGATGCAGGGCAAGAGCAAGGCCGAACGCCAGGAGCGGGTCCTCGAGGCCGCCAAGCTGCTGGGCCTGGAGGAATTCCTCAACCGCAAGCCGAAGGCGCTCTCCGGTGGTCAGCGTCAGCGTGTTGCCATGGGCCGCGCCATCGTGCGGAACCCGCAGGTCTTCCTGATGGACGAGCCGCTGTCCAACCTGGACGCCAAGCTCCGCGTTTCGACCCGTACCCAGATCGGCGCCCTGCAGGCCCGACTCGGTGTCACCACCGTCTACGTGACCCACGACCAGGTCGAGGCCATGACGATGGGCGACCGGGTCGCGGTGATGAAGGACGGCGTGCTGCAGCAGTGCGACAGCCCGCTGACCTTGTACGACAACCCGAAGAACCTGTTCGTCGCCGGCTTCATCGGTTCGCCGGCCATGAACCTGTTCGAGGGCACCGCAACCGAGGGCGGGATCAAGCTCGGCGACTACACCCTGCCGGTCGATCGTGACGTGTTGTCCAAGGCGGGCAACGACAAGAACCTCACCGTCGGTATCCGTCCGGAAAACCTGGCTGTCGCCGAACAGGGCATCGGCCTGGACGTGGTGATGGTCGAGGAGCTCGGCGCCGACAGCTACCTCTACGGCACCCTGACCGGTGGCGGCGAGAGCGAGATCACCGGCACCCAGTACGTCGCCCGGATCTCGGCCCGCCAGGCCCCCGGTCGCGGCAACACCGTCCGGCTGGCTGCGGACCCGGAGCACCTGCACGTGTTCTCCACCGCCAGCGGCGAACGGCTCTCCGCCTGA
- a CDS encoding DUF4032 domain-containing protein, with translation MPRFLSATPDARLITLPWGTPLEGWPLDNLVALPRGISRHVVRFIKVGSDIYAAKEVIEHLARHEYELLRDLTRLDTPSVEPVGVVTERVGADGEQLDPVLLTKHLQFSLPYRSLFTRGVRQDTVNRLIDAMVVLLARLHLVGFLWGDVSLSNTLFRRDAGSFAAYLVDAETGELHDELTDGQREHDLSIARTNLFGEFLDLEAGGLLDESLDPLTLVESIESRYRELWAELTEVEEFDGSEMHRIESRVRRLNALGFDVAELDIVTDFAGSTVRIQPKVVDAGHHTRRLLRLTGLDVEENQARRLLNDLDYFRAQTDQQGADEAIVAHQWLQQRFEPVMEAIPSELRGKLEPAQLYHEVLEHRWFASENAGHEIGMVDATNSYVRTVLKHLPDEQVEVPGSGEIGQLQNPYDPSQGYLDETEEDKPYDPWEDDVDESADEPPAPSFLDIEALRRKAGKKS, from the coding sequence TTGCCACGCTTCCTGTCAGCCACCCCCGATGCCCGGCTGATCACGCTGCCCTGGGGTACGCCGTTGGAGGGGTGGCCGCTGGACAACCTGGTAGCGCTCCCCCGCGGCATCTCCCGCCACGTCGTCCGGTTCATCAAGGTCGGCTCGGACATCTACGCGGCCAAGGAAGTCATCGAGCACCTGGCTCGGCACGAGTACGAGTTGCTCCGCGACCTGACCAGGTTGGACACGCCGTCGGTGGAGCCGGTCGGTGTGGTCACCGAGCGGGTCGGTGCCGACGGTGAACAGCTCGACCCGGTGCTGCTCACCAAGCACCTGCAGTTCTCGCTGCCCTACCGTTCGCTGTTCACCCGCGGCGTCCGGCAGGACACCGTCAACCGGTTGATCGATGCGATGGTGGTGTTGCTGGCCCGCTTGCATCTGGTCGGCTTCCTGTGGGGTGACGTGTCGCTGTCCAACACGCTGTTCCGCCGCGACGCGGGGTCCTTCGCGGCCTATCTGGTGGATGCCGAGACCGGCGAGCTGCACGACGAACTGACCGACGGCCAGCGCGAGCACGACCTGTCCATCGCCCGCACCAACCTGTTCGGCGAGTTCCTCGACCTGGAGGCCGGTGGGCTGCTGGACGAATCGCTGGATCCGCTGACCCTGGTGGAGAGCATCGAGAGCCGCTATCGCGAGCTGTGGGCCGAGCTGACCGAGGTCGAGGAGTTCGACGGCAGCGAGATGCATCGGATCGAGAGTCGGGTCCGGCGGTTGAACGCGCTCGGCTTCGACGTCGCCGAGCTGGACATCGTCACCGACTTCGCCGGATCGACGGTCCGGATCCAGCCCAAGGTGGTCGACGCCGGCCACCACACCCGCCGGCTGCTCCGGCTGACCGGACTGGATGTGGAGGAGAACCAGGCCCGCCGGCTGCTCAACGATCTCGACTACTTCCGGGCCCAGACCGACCAGCAGGGGGCCGACGAGGCGATCGTCGCCCACCAGTGGCTGCAACAGCGGTTCGAGCCGGTGATGGAGGCGATCCCGAGCGAGTTGCGCGGCAAGCTGGAGCCGGCCCAGCTGTATCACGAGGTGCTGGAACATCGGTGGTTCGCCTCGGAGAACGCCGGCCACGAGATCGGCATGGTGGACGCCACCAACAGCTACGTACGGACCGTGCTGAAACATCTGCCGGACGAACAGGTCGAGGTCCCCGGCAGCGGCGAGATCGGCCAGCTGCAGAATCCGTACGACCCGTCGCAGGGGTATCTGGACGAGACCGAGGAGGACAAGCCGTACGACCCGTGGGAGGACGACGTCGACGAGTCCGCCGACGAACCGCCGGCGCCGAGTTTCCTGGACATCGAGGCGCTGCGACGCAAGGCAGGCAAGAAGTCCTGA
- a CDS encoding pirin family protein translates to MKPLLIAEREVPLGGVRGITVHRTLPSRELPTIGAWCFLDRFGPAPADSMVVLPHPHTALQTVTWPISGSIHHRDSVGSDVIVRPGELNLMTAGHGVSHSEISLAGPDPLRGLQFWVALPDSALQTAATFEQHTALPTVELANGTATVLAGRFAGTESPASTFTPLVGAQLALRPGISGIELDPSFEHGLMIIDGRIRIEDTELAPGPLHYFGVGSSAIELRAESTATVIIIGGRPFDSELIMWWNFIGRSHEDIVTARQQWQDHDGRFGSVAGSYRAFPGADGADRIPAPPMPSTRLKPRRRHRPSPTAQ, encoded by the coding sequence ATGAAGCCACTGCTGATCGCTGAACGCGAGGTGCCGCTCGGCGGTGTCCGTGGCATCACCGTGCATCGCACCCTGCCGTCCCGCGAGCTGCCGACCATCGGGGCCTGGTGCTTCCTTGATCGTTTCGGTCCGGCGCCGGCCGACTCGATGGTCGTGCTGCCCCATCCGCACACCGCACTGCAGACCGTCACCTGGCCGATCAGCGGCAGCATCCATCACCGGGACTCGGTCGGCTCGGACGTGATCGTGCGGCCCGGCGAGCTCAACCTGATGACCGCTGGTCACGGCGTGTCCCACTCCGAGATCAGCCTGGCCGGACCCGATCCGTTGCGTGGCCTGCAGTTCTGGGTCGCCCTGCCGGACTCGGCATTGCAGACCGCCGCGACCTTCGAGCAGCACACCGCCCTGCCGACCGTCGAGCTGGCGAACGGCACCGCGACCGTCCTGGCCGGACGGTTTGCCGGGACCGAGTCCCCCGCCAGCACCTTCACCCCGCTCGTCGGCGCCCAGCTCGCCCTCCGGCCCGGCATCAGCGGCATCGAGCTCGACCCGAGCTTCGAACACGGTCTGATGATCATCGACGGCCGGATCCGTATCGAGGACACGGAGTTGGCGCCCGGTCCGCTGCACTACTTCGGCGTCGGCAGTTCAGCGATCGAGTTGCGCGCAGAGTCGACGGCCACCGTGATCATCATCGGCGGCCGACCGTTCGACAGCGAGTTGATCATGTGGTGGAACTTCATCGGTCGCAGCCACGAAGACATCGTCACTGCCCGGCAGCAGTGGCAAGATCACGACGGACGGTTCGGCTCGGTCGCCGGCAGCTACCGCGCGTTCCCCGGAGCCGACGGCGCCGACCGGATCCCCGCACCACCGATGCCGTCCACCCGGTTGAAGCCGCGCCGGCGTCATCGACCGTCACCCACTGCCCAAT